The sequence below is a genomic window from Schistocerca gregaria isolate iqSchGreg1 chromosome 5, iqSchGreg1.2, whole genome shotgun sequence.
tttttaatttcttttttctcatgagAGGTTTCTGTTGAACTGTAAATCATTAAAGAACTGGTACAAAAAACGTAACAGTAATCACGGCAAAATGACCATCACACCAGGGTATCCTTACTCATTTCATAATGAACTAGGAAACCGTGTGTCTTCGGTGACACAGACGCAAAGTAGAGCGACAAGAGGTTTCGGTAAAAATACAGGCTTCCCAAAAACTTATGCTCGTAATGTCACCATTCATCAGTGCTAGTGTGACAATACATTAGCCTTAATTCTACAATAAAGCACATAACTGACTCAAGGTTTTCAGTTTTGTATCTTTCATAGAGAAGAACTATTACATCTCTTTAAGAAAATTTCCAGAGCACATGTTAAAGGGCAAAAGGAATCTTTATCGTACACCTTAATTTTATCAAATACTTCTATTGGACGTAAAATATTGACGAATTCGTTGTCACACACATTCTTGGCAGGATCAGTTTCCCTGAGATTGAACTTCACAGGTTGGTATTGGGCTTGCTTCATAATTAGATGATTGTCATTGTATCTGACCCGTGGAAAAGAAAATCGGCTGACTTTAGGTTGAGCACACTTAATTCTGTTTGAGGGGTCTTCGTATTTACCCTGACGAATCACGCTGGTATTATGCAGCTTTTCAATTTCTTTGCCATAATCAATTCCATACTTCAGGGCGAGTGAAGATGAAATCATCTTACTGGCTTGTTTCCTCTGAGCACGCAAAAGTTTCACATATTTTGTATAAGAAAGACTTTTAAGTTGTTTCTCAATGGCCGATAATTCTGTGCCTGTATTTTTACTATATATACCGCGTTGGTTGGTAGTTCTCATCAAATGATGTAGTTTAAACAAAATAAACAGCACCCACTGCTTAGCTTCATTCTCAAGCACATCCATTACCGCTGTTTCGAATCTGTGGTTATTCTGTTGCATCTTCTCGAGTAATTCTGCGTCCTTTTCTACCGCCTCTTTAACTCTTGCTTTGAACTCGTAATAATTGAAGATTCGTGTTCGAACAACATAACCTCGCcatattttctgtatttgtgttGCCGATGTACAGTAATGCTGCCAGTACATATCGTTTACCGCTTTCTGGAGGAGAAGCATATACAATTTTCTGCCAACATACCCGCGCCAGTGTCTCTGAATAGTTACTGCAGCAGCATTTAACCGACGAATATGCTGTCTTTCGAGGAATCCGCGCACTGTTTTTTGAATAGTTAGAGCCGAAACATATTCAGCTCTTCTGTTTTCTTcagcttcatcttctctcttctgGATCTCTTTATATATTGCACTTGCGTCTTGAATGTAAGGGAAAACAGATGCCATAGTGCACCGGTACTAAACTGCGTAGCTGAAATTATGTTCAAGCAAAGATGTCCTGCGATTCGTACTACGAATAGGAAGAAAATTTGTGCGAGGTATATGAAATCTGAGAATTTAATGTGCTTCTAATCACGATGCTTGTAGCGAACGCCAACTTCAGTATGACTATACACTCACACCATGTACGTGGTGTACCAACACATCACAATAAAAATTTCAAAGATATTGTATTTGACGTTGTTTGCAAAGACTTCTACAACGAATAAAACATTAAATAATCTTTGAGACTGCCCTGTATGCAGTACTGTAATTTACGTAATGAAACATAGCATCATATAAAGATATTCATGAAGGGCCAAAATAAAACAACCAGGAAAGCTATTACAGGTAAGCAAAAGATGAAGTAAATTTATAAAATGAAGTAAATTTATTTCGCTTCGGAACTAtgagatgaataaaaaaatagctaGCAACAGGGCCATCTTACCGGACTATACGCTAGAACCAGTCATGTTCAAATCCTTCTAGCATGTTGAGTTATAGGTGGAAAATAAAAATTGCAAGGCTCATTTCATTTAGCCATTGCAACTAAAAAAACATGTAGAAGAGACTACGAGTtgggtaaacagcagcagcaagagATGAACCAAAGAGGCAGCTTCCAGCAACCAAGATCTACACTTACAACCTGCACACAAATTGGGAGAAACATcgtaaggccggccgctgtggctgagcggttgtaggcgcttcagtccggaaccgcgctgctgctgcggtcgcaggttcgcatcctgcctcgggcatggatgtgtgtgatgtccttaggttggttgggtttaagtagttctaagtctaggggaccgatgaaatTAGTGCTTGGGGCCATTTTTGAAACATCGAAAGAAAGATCTGGGCCTGAATTAGCGAAGATTTGAAGATCCGCAAGAATTAAGAAAACATCGGATTCTAGCTCTGATTATTTTTATAGATAAGCGACAATGGAATGTGACAATGATTCCACTTCAGATAATAATGAGTAATAATCGCCAGGAAAGTAGAATAAAGTATTGTGTGTACGAACATAGTACAGTCGATCACTAATAAGCTTGTAGAGATTGAAGTATTGTTTACGACTGAATCGATATTATGCCAGCAACGTACCAAATAGTTTCGTATACACGCGCTCTGCGAACTGCCAATTCTAAAGCCGGCCgctatgtccgagcggttctaggcgcttcagtctggaaccgcgcgaccgctacggttgcaggttcgaatcccaacttgggcatggatgtgtgtgacgtccttaggttgttaagtttaagcagttctaagttctaggggactgatgacctcagatgttaagtcgcatagggctctgAGTCATTTGAATCAATTCTAAAAGCTCGCGCTTGGAGTGCTCAAGCGGTGAGCGTGGTATTGGTGgagagggtgtggggggggggggggggggggggacactccaGGGCTGCGCGTCGAAGTGTGACTGTAGTGTCC
It includes:
- the LOC126272666 gene encoding spermatogenesis-associated protein 17-like, producing the protein MASVFPYIQDASAIYKEIQKREDEAEENRRAEYVSALTIQKTVRGFLERQHIRRLNAAAVTIQRHWRGYVGRKLYMLLLQKAVNDMYWQHYCTSATQIQKIWRGYVVRTRIFNYYEFKARVKEAVEKDAELLEKMQQNNHRFETAVMDVLENEAKQWVLFILFKLHHLMRTTNQRGIYSKNTGTELSAIEKQLKSLSYTKYVKLLRAQRKQASKMISSSLALKYGIDYGKEIEKLHNTSVIRQGKYEDPSNRIKCAQPKVSRFSFPRVRYNDNHLIMKQAQYQPVKFNLRETDPAKNVCDNEFVNILRPIEVFDKIKVYDKDSFCPLTCALEIFLKRCNSSSL